The Wansuia hejianensis genomic interval AATCGAAGAATTCTTAGAGATGGTAAAGTTAGGCGGTGCTTCCAGGGATGAGAGGGCCGTAGCAGATTATTTGACGAAGAAACTGGAAGAGCTGGGCTGTTCGGTGTTTGAGGATGACGCCGGGGAGCGGGCAGGGGGCAATACAGGCAATTTGATTGCCAGGCTGCCCGGAGAGCTGCCAGGCTGCCTGATGCTGTCCGCTCATATGGACAGAGTCAGCAACGGGTATCATATCAAGCCTTCCATCACTGAAGAGGGAGAGATTGTTTCTGACGGTACCACTATACTGGGCGCTGATAACGTATCGGGCCTGGCTGTGATTCTGGATGGGCTGCGCAGGGTAAAGGCCAGCGGGAAAAAACATTCGGAACTGGAAATCGTGCTTTCCATCTGTGAAGAGGACGGGATATTAGGCGCGCGGCTTTTGGATCCGTCACTTTTGAAATCAGACATGAGTTATGTATTCGACAGCACAGGGCCTATCGGACAGATTGATGTCAAACGGCCTTACAAGGCGATGATAGACATCGAGGTCCTGGGAGTGCGGGCCCATGGCGGCAGCCCGGAGAAGGGCGTCAATGCGATCAAAGCAGCCTGCAATATGCTGGCAGGCATCCGGGAGGGCAGGCT includes:
- a CDS encoding M20/M25/M40 family metallo-hydrolase, which produces MEKIIEEFLEMVKLGGASRDERAVADYLTKKLEELGCSVFEDDAGERAGGNTGNLIARLPGELPGCLMLSAHMDRVSNGYHIKPSITEEGEIVSDGTTILGADNVSGLAVILDGLRRVKASGKKHSELEIVLSICEEDGILGARLLDPSLLKSDMSYVFDSTGPIGQIDVKRPYKAMIDIEVLGVRAHGGSPEKGVNAIKAACNMLAGIREGRLDEESTSNLGVFHGGPKEPGTVCNYVQIRCEARSVSKQKLMDYLAYFEDYCEAHIEGTGAELKFRYEIQHGNCCYNENDDVVKIACAQLREMGIEPRLSLTMEGCDGNIYSAHGIPCISLGMGNANAHSLDERVTVSELIRAGELAERLIMAYSEKNS